A genomic region of Marinobacter szutsaonensis contains the following coding sequences:
- the ilvG gene encoding acetolactate synthase 2 catalytic subunit, whose translation MNGAQHILEAFHRHNISTVFGYPGGCIMPLYDALVDDVGVEHVLCRHEQGCALAADGYARASGKLGVCIATSGPGATNLITGVANAHRDSIPMLVITGQVPSGLIGTDAFQETDVLGMTLGIVKHSYLVADADSLPTIMEEAIELAQSGRPGPVWIDIPKDLLLSEVADAPFPQPESCEPPCPDLTEAVAMLRSARKPLLYSGGGVSLAHAEDSFRTFAETSALPAVVTLKGIGNPGKHNPHNLGMLGMHGSRAANRAVDECDLLLVIGARLDDRATGKLDGFAPNAKMIHIDTDAAEINKLRPADLALRGDLNGILEELTSALKRKSLAISDWQKQCRTWHTTGGFHAADNEEPLAPITGPAFIRQLSRIAPDDTVIACDVGQHQMWVAQHYDFDHPRHHLTSGGLGTMGFGLPAAIGAQFADPNSTVINVTGDGSFMMNAQELATIRRYNLPLKLIIMDNQCLGMVRQQQELFYDNRESQINLDDNPDFVAMARAFDIPALHIERTDQIRRGIETILAYNGPMLLHVAISREDNVWPIVKPGASNRDMIDETRRTSTANKENVA comes from the coding sequence ATGAACGGCGCACAGCACATTCTTGAAGCGTTCCACCGCCACAACATCAGCACGGTTTTCGGGTATCCGGGCGGCTGCATCATGCCGCTATACGATGCGCTGGTGGATGATGTGGGCGTGGAGCACGTGCTGTGCCGCCATGAACAGGGCTGCGCCCTGGCCGCCGACGGCTACGCCCGGGCCAGTGGCAAGCTGGGGGTGTGCATCGCCACCTCGGGGCCCGGTGCCACCAACCTGATCACCGGCGTTGCCAACGCCCACCGGGATTCTATTCCGATGCTGGTCATCACCGGCCAGGTGCCCTCCGGCCTGATCGGAACCGATGCCTTCCAGGAAACCGATGTTCTGGGCATGACCCTGGGCATCGTCAAACACAGTTACCTGGTGGCCGATGCGGACAGTCTGCCCACCATCATGGAAGAGGCCATCGAACTGGCCCAGAGTGGCCGGCCGGGGCCGGTCTGGATTGATATTCCCAAGGACCTGTTGCTGAGCGAAGTGGCCGATGCGCCTTTCCCTCAGCCCGAATCCTGTGAACCACCCTGCCCGGACCTGACTGAAGCCGTGGCCATGCTGCGCTCCGCCCGCAAGCCCCTGCTCTACAGCGGCGGCGGCGTCAGCCTGGCCCACGCCGAGGACAGCTTCCGCACTTTCGCTGAAACATCGGCCCTGCCAGCGGTTGTGACCCTCAAGGGCATCGGCAACCCGGGCAAACACAATCCGCACAACCTGGGCATGCTGGGCATGCACGGCTCCCGGGCTGCCAACCGGGCCGTCGATGAGTGCGACCTGCTGCTGGTCATCGGCGCCCGCCTGGACGACCGGGCCACCGGCAAACTGGACGGCTTCGCCCCGAACGCAAAGATGATCCACATCGATACCGATGCTGCCGAAATCAACAAGCTGCGCCCGGCCGACCTGGCCCTTCGCGGGGACCTGAATGGCATTCTGGAAGAGTTGACCAGCGCGCTGAAGCGCAAATCGCTGGCCATCAGTGACTGGCAGAAGCAATGCCGCACCTGGCACACCACCGGTGGCTTCCACGCCGCTGACAACGAAGAGCCCCTGGCGCCGATCACCGGCCCGGCCTTCATCCGCCAGCTCTCACGCATCGCCCCGGACGACACCGTCATCGCCTGCGACGTTGGCCAGCATCAGATGTGGGTGGCCCAGCACTACGACTTCGATCACCCCCGCCACCACCTCACCAGCGGCGGCCTCGGCACCATGGGCTTCGGGCTGCCCGCGGCCATCGGCGCCCAGTTCGCGGACCCCAACAGCACGGTGATCAACGTCACCGGCGACGGCTCGTTCATGATGAACGCCCAGGAACTGGCCACCATCCGCCGCTACAACCTGCCGCTGAAGCTGATCATCATGGACAACCAGTGCCTGGGCATGGTCCGCCAGCAGCAGGAGCTGTTCTACGACAACCGGGAGAGCCAGATAAATCTGGACGACAACCCCGATTTCGTCGCCATGGCCCGCGCCTTCGACATCCCGGCCCTGCACATCGAGCGCACCGACCAGATCCGCCGCGGCATCGAAACCATCCTGGCCTATAACGGCCCGATGCTGCTGCACGTGGCCATCAGCCGTGAAGACAACGTCTGGCCCATCGTCAAACCCGGCGCCAGCAACCGCGACATGATCGACGAAACCCGACGCACCAGCACTGCAAACAAGGAGAACGTAGCATGA
- a CDS encoding efflux RND transporter periplasmic adaptor subunit, with product MTKARWGSLGLSLLVVVLLVIWMMTGEVKISSDQAPERQQDPEAELTSVEVETLQARLHEPGIQLQGQLEPWFSVSLGARVPGTVEEVAADLGESVTKGQVLARLSDDGRSALVDRWNARVKQLEADLAAARRLRSDNFTSQSQLLDLESELAAARAELTSARLAVQHLTPAAPFNGIINARHVDPGTLVQVGSPLFELVRIDRLKATGQIPQQAASQVAVGQGVMIDLLDGGQLQGVVTFVASAANPQTRSFAVEIAVENPELKRVAGGSASLRIALPEVKAMFISPAYLSLGDDGRPGIKYVDGNNRVVFETVRLLSVSTEGAWVTGLPDEIRLITRGGGFVSEGEEVVPVDRSDNRG from the coding sequence ATGACGAAAGCAAGATGGGGGTCCCTCGGGTTATCCCTGCTGGTGGTGGTTCTCCTGGTAATCTGGATGATGACCGGCGAGGTCAAGATTTCATCGGATCAGGCGCCTGAGCGGCAGCAGGACCCGGAGGCGGAGCTGACGAGCGTGGAAGTGGAAACGCTGCAGGCGCGCCTGCACGAGCCAGGAATTCAGCTTCAGGGTCAGCTTGAGCCCTGGTTTTCCGTCAGCCTGGGTGCCCGGGTGCCGGGAACGGTTGAAGAGGTTGCCGCTGATCTCGGTGAAAGCGTGACGAAAGGACAGGTCCTTGCGCGGCTCTCTGACGACGGCCGTTCGGCCCTGGTGGATCGCTGGAACGCACGGGTGAAACAGCTGGAGGCCGACCTTGCAGCGGCGCGCCGGCTGCGCTCGGACAATTTTACTTCGCAGTCGCAGTTGCTGGACCTGGAGAGCGAGCTTGCCGCTGCCCGTGCCGAACTGACGTCAGCCCGCCTGGCGGTTCAGCATCTGACGCCGGCCGCGCCATTCAACGGTATCATCAACGCCAGGCATGTGGATCCGGGTACCCTTGTGCAGGTTGGCTCGCCGCTGTTTGAACTGGTGCGTATCGACCGCCTGAAAGCCACCGGCCAGATTCCGCAACAGGCTGCCAGCCAGGTCGCCGTGGGCCAAGGGGTAATGATTGACCTGTTGGATGGCGGCCAGCTTCAGGGGGTGGTGACTTTCGTTGCCAGTGCCGCCAATCCCCAGACCCGCAGTTTCGCGGTCGAGATTGCTGTAGAGAATCCAGAGCTGAAACGGGTCGCCGGGGGCAGTGCCAGTCTCAGGATTGCGCTGCCGGAGGTCAAAGCCATGTTCATCTCTCCGGCCTATCTCAGCCTTGGCGATGACGGCCGGCCGGGTATCAAATATGTGGATGGAAACAATCGGGTCGTCTTCGAAACGGTCCGGTTATTGAGCGTGTCCACCGAGGGCGCCTGGGTGACAGGGCTTCCCGATGAGATCCGTCTGATCACCCGGGGCGGCGGCTTCGTGAGTGAGGGCGAGGAAGTGGTCCCGGTCGATCGTTCGGACAACAGGGGCTGA
- a CDS encoding efflux RND transporter permease subunit, translating to MRALIFAAMDRSRTTLLTLFFLILGGIAAFNTIPKEANPDVTIPIIYVSMTLDGISPEDAERLLVRPMEQELRSLEGIKEMRSTASEGHASVMLEFDAGFDPDMALQDVREKVDTARTKLPQEADEPRVNEINVSLFPVLSVGLSGPLSERELITIARRLQDAIEAIPEVLEVEIGGDREDQLEVVVDPQVLESYGIDFDRLASLVTRNNQLVAAGSLDTGNGRMALKVPGVIENIEDVMSMPVKVDGDTVVTFGDVAMLQRTFKDPTGFARINGEPALVLEVSKRSGANIIETVDQVRALIEQARPRLPESLDIRYIMDQSDEVQDILSDLLNNVLTAIVLVIIVVIAAMGPRSALLVGLTIPGAFLTGILVIWGMGLTLNIVVLFSLILVAGMLVDGAIVVSELADRNLSEGGTVRSAWAEAASRMAWPIIASTATTLAVFVPLLFWPGVVGEFMKFLPITVIICLSASLAMALVFLPVLGGVSGGRRARASHADGRMMAGYRLVLSRLLQFPGLTLVGVLAVIVVIYAAYARFNHGVEFFPSVEPDSAQVQVRARGDLSVWERDAIVREVEQRLQGMPEVKALYARSMLNNNTRMAPDVIGVLQFQFTDWFTRRPASAILEDFRKRTADIPGIELEFRKQEGGPAEGKPIEIQLSSRDNGQLNGFVDAVEARMRTLDGFVEIEDDRSLPGIEWQLQVDREAAARFGTDVLSIGSAVRLVTNGLVLATYRPEDVRDEVDIAVRVPNNWRELDQLQRQTINTARGQVPLSEFVNLEPGDKTGSIVRVDGQRTVTIKSDLAPGRQVDEMLQVLQEEMPEPPEGVTVAFAGESEDQRQAASFLTTAFLVAIGLMLLILVTQFNSLYQTFLILSAIVLSTAGVLIGLLLNGQPFGIVMVGMGIIALAGIVVNNNIILIDTYNQMRRDGLSPYESALETGCLRLRPVLLTAITTVLGLMPMVLGINVDLLSPSLGLGAPSTQWWTQLSSAIAGGLGFATILTLLLTPSLLVLGEKTGRKVRQITGRLQPEAG from the coding sequence ATGCGGGCACTGATCTTTGCCGCCATGGACCGTAGCAGGACGACACTGCTGACCTTGTTCTTCCTGATACTCGGTGGCATCGCGGCGTTCAACACCATTCCCAAGGAAGCCAATCCGGACGTCACCATCCCCATCATTTACGTCTCCATGACCCTGGACGGCATCAGTCCCGAGGATGCCGAGCGCCTGCTGGTGCGACCGATGGAGCAGGAGCTTCGGTCACTAGAGGGCATCAAGGAGATGCGCAGCACCGCCTCCGAGGGCCATGCCTCGGTGATGCTGGAGTTTGATGCCGGCTTCGATCCGGACATGGCGCTGCAGGATGTCCGGGAGAAGGTGGATACTGCGCGGACCAAGCTGCCCCAGGAAGCGGACGAACCGCGAGTGAACGAGATCAATGTGTCCCTGTTTCCGGTGCTGTCCGTGGGCCTGTCCGGGCCCTTGTCCGAACGGGAGCTGATTACCATTGCCCGGCGGTTGCAGGACGCCATTGAAGCCATTCCCGAGGTATTGGAAGTGGAGATTGGTGGTGACCGTGAGGATCAGCTGGAAGTGGTGGTGGATCCCCAGGTGCTGGAGAGTTACGGCATTGATTTCGACCGGCTTGCTTCCCTGGTGACCCGCAATAACCAGCTGGTGGCAGCGGGCTCCCTCGATACCGGCAACGGGCGTATGGCGCTGAAGGTGCCGGGTGTGATCGAGAACATCGAGGATGTCATGTCCATGCCGGTGAAAGTGGACGGTGACACCGTGGTCACCTTCGGTGACGTTGCCATGCTTCAGCGTACCTTCAAGGACCCCACCGGCTTTGCCCGAATCAACGGGGAGCCGGCACTGGTGCTGGAAGTATCCAAGCGCTCCGGCGCCAACATCATTGAAACCGTGGACCAGGTGCGGGCACTGATCGAACAGGCCCGGCCTCGGCTGCCGGAGAGCCTGGATATCCGTTACATCATGGATCAGTCGGATGAGGTCCAGGACATCCTCTCGGATCTGCTCAACAACGTGCTGACCGCCATTGTGCTGGTGATCATCGTGGTGATCGCGGCCATGGGGCCGCGCTCGGCGCTGCTGGTTGGGCTGACCATTCCCGGTGCCTTCCTTACCGGAATCCTGGTGATCTGGGGCATGGGTCTGACGCTGAATATCGTGGTGCTGTTCAGCCTGATTCTGGTGGCCGGCATGCTGGTGGATGGCGCAATTGTGGTGTCCGAGCTGGCGGACCGGAACCTGTCTGAAGGCGGCACCGTGCGCTCTGCCTGGGCCGAAGCAGCCAGCCGGATGGCCTGGCCGATCATTGCCTCCACCGCGACTACCCTGGCGGTATTCGTACCGCTGTTGTTCTGGCCCGGTGTGGTGGGCGAGTTCATGAAGTTCCTGCCGATCACTGTGATCATCTGCCTGAGTGCCTCCCTCGCCATGGCCCTGGTATTCCTGCCGGTACTCGGAGGCGTCAGTGGCGGGCGCCGGGCCCGGGCATCCCATGCCGATGGCCGTATGATGGCCGGGTACCGGCTGGTGTTGTCCCGTCTGCTGCAATTTCCGGGGCTCACCCTGGTGGGCGTGCTGGCCGTGATCGTGGTGATCTACGCCGCCTACGCCCGCTTCAACCACGGCGTGGAATTTTTCCCCAGCGTGGAGCCGGATTCGGCCCAGGTGCAGGTTCGGGCCCGGGGCGATCTGTCCGTCTGGGAGCGCGATGCCATCGTCCGCGAGGTCGAGCAGCGTCTTCAGGGGATGCCTGAGGTGAAGGCCCTCTATGCCCGCTCCATGCTCAATAACAACACCCGGATGGCGCCGGATGTCATCGGGGTGTTGCAGTTCCAGTTCACCGACTGGTTCACCCGCCGGCCTGCCAGCGCGATTCTGGAGGATTTCCGGAAACGGACCGCCGATATCCCGGGCATCGAGCTGGAGTTCCGAAAGCAGGAGGGCGGGCCGGCTGAGGGCAAGCCGATCGAGATCCAGCTCAGTAGTCGCGATAACGGGCAGCTCAACGGCTTTGTGGATGCCGTCGAGGCGCGCATGCGCACCCTGGACGGGTTCGTCGAAATCGAGGACGATCGCAGTCTGCCGGGTATTGAATGGCAACTCCAGGTGGACCGGGAAGCGGCGGCACGCTTTGGCACTGACGTACTCAGTATCGGCAGTGCCGTGCGCCTGGTTACCAACGGCCTGGTACTGGCGACGTATCGCCCCGAGGATGTCCGGGACGAGGTCGACATTGCCGTGCGTGTTCCCAACAACTGGCGGGAACTGGACCAGTTGCAGCGCCAGACCATCAATACCGCCCGGGGCCAGGTGCCGCTCTCGGAGTTCGTCAACCTGGAGCCAGGAGACAAGACCGGTAGCATCGTGCGGGTTGACGGTCAGCGCACGGTAACCATCAAATCGGATTTGGCGCCGGGGCGGCAGGTGGATGAAATGCTTCAGGTGCTTCAGGAAGAAATGCCGGAACCGCCCGAGGGCGTCACCGTTGCGTTCGCCGGTGAGAGCGAGGATCAGCGGCAGGCTGCGTCGTTCCTGACCACCGCGTTCCTGGTCGCCATCGGTCTGATGCTGCTGATTCTGGTAACCCAGTTCAATTCCCTGTACCAGACCTTCCTGATCCTCTCGGCCATCGTGCTGTCCACCGCCGGTGTCCTGATCGGGCTGCTGCTTAATGGCCAACCCTTCGGCATCGTGATGGTGGGAATGGGGATTATTGCCCTGGCGGGCATCGTGGTGAACAACAACATCATCCTGATCGACACTTACAACCAGATGCGTCGGGACGGGCTGTCACCCTATGAATCGGCACTGGAAACGGGCTGCCTGCGTTTACGGCCGGTCCTGCTCACTGCGATCACGACGGTTCTGGGCCTGATGCCCATGGTGCTGGGCATTAACGTCGATCTGCTCAGCCCGTCCCTGGGCCTTGGTGCGCCGTCCACCCAGTGGTGGACTCAGCTCTCCAGCGCCATTGCCGGAGGCCTGGGTTTTGCCACCATCCTGACCTTGCTGCTGACACCCTCCCTGCTGGTACTGGGTGAGAAAACCGGGCGGAAGGTGCGGCAGATCACTGGCCGGTTGCAGCCGGAGGCGGGGTAG
- a CDS encoding pseudouridine synthase — MTKGNPLLELYRDEQLLVVHKPAGLLVHRSPIDKYETEFALQYARSLNGGERVYPVHRLDRPTSGVLVFARDPETARLLGLAMMAGEVSKTYLAMVRGWPPREGEIDHPLREEPEDRRLKGREQPVREARTRYRTLATTEIPVAIEKYPTSRYAMVELYPETGRKHQLRRHMKHISHPIIGDANHGRGRHNRYFAERFGEGRLMLAATRMAFAHPVTGNLMIFEAPLEQSFLQVMSIFPGFRYPPADAVSSA; from the coding sequence ATGACGAAAGGCAACCCGCTCCTGGAACTATACCGTGACGAACAGCTGCTGGTGGTTCACAAACCTGCCGGCCTGCTGGTGCACAGAAGCCCGATCGACAAATATGAAACCGAGTTTGCCCTGCAGTACGCCCGCTCGCTGAACGGGGGCGAGCGTGTCTATCCGGTGCATCGTCTGGACCGGCCTACCTCGGGAGTCCTGGTGTTTGCCCGGGATCCGGAGACAGCCCGCCTCCTCGGTCTGGCCATGATGGCAGGAGAAGTTAGCAAGACCTACCTGGCCATGGTTCGTGGCTGGCCGCCGCGAGAGGGGGAGATTGATCATCCGCTGCGGGAGGAGCCGGAAGACCGGCGGCTGAAAGGGCGGGAGCAGCCTGTCCGTGAGGCACGGACCCGGTATCGCACCCTGGCCACCACCGAGATCCCGGTGGCCATAGAGAAATATCCGACCAGCCGCTATGCCATGGTGGAGCTGTATCCGGAAACGGGCCGAAAACACCAATTGCGCCGGCACATGAAGCACATCAGTCATCCCATCATTGGCGATGCCAACCACGGGCGCGGGCGTCACAACCGTTATTTTGCCGAGCGTTTCGGGGAAGGTCGGCTGATGCTGGCAGCCACCCGGATGGCTTTTGCCCACCCGGTGACCGGCAATCTGATGATTTTCGAGGCTCCGCTTGAACAGAGTTTTCTGCAGGTGATGTCGATATTCCCGGGCTTCCGTTACCCGCCGGCCGACGCGGTTTCTTCCGCCTGA
- a CDS encoding amidase, protein MSSPDLPESVHAFSDDALGHDDATGLAQRLRRREVSNAEVAEAAIRRARLVDPRLHGVVAENYDLALDAARRLDNERPGGNPGFFRGVPTFIKDNLKVAGLPTRHGSAAIPENTAKDTSPFAQQLLVQGYVCLGKSSLPEFGFNATTEPAHAEPTRNPWNLAYSTGASSGGSAALVAAGVVPVAHANDGGGSIRIPAACCGLVGLKPTRGRLVDNDAVHSLPINIISDGIVSRSVRDTANFLAEAELWFRNPKLPRVGRVDGPSGRKLRIGLVVDSINGHRTDDTTRKTVEETARRLERLGHQVVPVAVPVPESFPDDFALYWALLAFGVKANGHKLLNPAFDKRKVDGLTNGLATMFKRNFWRLPGALWRLRRSAKDYARAMDGYDAVLTPVLGHTTPPLGHLSPDVPFETLFDRLTRYVNFTPLANATGAPAISLPAGLTEDNLPVSVQLMGRHGGEATLLDLAFALEAEQPWPALWQQAQQVQAEETASAGG, encoded by the coding sequence ATGTCCAGCCCAGACCTGCCAGAGAGTGTCCACGCCTTCTCCGATGACGCCCTCGGCCATGACGACGCCACCGGACTGGCGCAAAGGCTCCGCCGCCGGGAAGTCTCCAATGCCGAGGTAGCCGAAGCGGCGATCCGACGGGCCCGGCTGGTCGACCCGAGGCTGCATGGCGTGGTGGCGGAGAACTATGATCTGGCCCTGGACGCGGCCAGGCGTCTGGACAATGAGCGGCCGGGCGGAAACCCCGGTTTCTTCCGGGGCGTGCCCACGTTTATCAAGGACAACCTCAAAGTCGCCGGGTTACCCACCCGACACGGCTCGGCGGCCATCCCCGAAAACACCGCAAAGGACACCAGCCCTTTTGCTCAGCAGCTGCTGGTTCAGGGGTACGTGTGCCTGGGCAAGAGCTCGCTACCCGAGTTCGGCTTCAACGCGACAACGGAGCCGGCCCACGCCGAACCGACCCGTAATCCCTGGAATCTCGCTTACTCCACGGGCGCTTCCTCAGGTGGCTCCGCCGCCCTGGTGGCTGCCGGCGTGGTGCCGGTGGCCCACGCCAATGACGGAGGCGGTTCGATCCGCATCCCCGCTGCCTGCTGTGGCCTGGTGGGGCTCAAGCCCACCCGCGGCCGCCTGGTGGACAACGATGCGGTTCATTCCCTGCCCATCAACATCATCAGCGATGGTATTGTCAGCCGTTCGGTGCGGGACACCGCGAATTTCCTGGCCGAGGCCGAACTCTGGTTCCGCAACCCGAAACTGCCTCGTGTGGGCCGGGTTGACGGCCCCTCTGGCCGAAAGTTGCGGATCGGTCTGGTGGTCGATTCGATCAATGGACACCGGACCGACGATACAACCCGGAAAACCGTAGAAGAGACCGCCCGGCGGCTGGAACGCCTGGGCCATCAGGTGGTTCCCGTTGCAGTGCCGGTGCCGGAGAGCTTCCCGGATGATTTTGCCCTGTACTGGGCCCTGCTTGCCTTTGGCGTGAAGGCCAACGGCCACAAACTGCTCAACCCGGCCTTCGACAAGCGCAAGGTGGACGGCCTCACCAATGGCCTGGCGACGATGTTCAAACGTAACTTCTGGCGTTTACCCGGAGCTTTGTGGCGGCTCAGGCGCTCGGCGAAGGATTATGCCCGGGCCATGGACGGCTATGATGCGGTGCTGACTCCGGTGCTGGGCCACACCACGCCACCCCTGGGCCATCTGAGCCCCGATGTGCCCTTCGAAACCCTGTTCGACCGGCTCACCCGATACGTCAACTTCACCCCTCTGGCCAATGCCACCGGTGCACCGGCCATTTCACTGCCGGCGGGGCTGACGGAAGACAACCTGCCGGTGTCGGTTCAGTTGATGGGCAGGCACGGCGGGGAGGCCACCTTGCTGGACCTCGCCTTTGCCCTTGAGGCGGAGCAGCCCTGGCCGGCACTCTGGCAGCAGGCTCAGCAGGTTCAGGCGGAAGAAACCGCGTCGGCCGGCGGGTAA
- a CDS encoding isoprenylcysteine carboxylmethyltransferase family protein: MDFIEPLVRHFLGIFFLMIGLQFAGRTLGLYDRLKFSHINYGKRGSAPWWHRHTFNLFRAAILGVCVVRVFADIDPWLGVFGPLYHWPVLLVGMLLLLASFAGINYLQAYMHEDWRSGIDAGEGRQKLIMEGPFARSRNPLFLAVITGQLGFFLALPSVFSLVCLATGVTVIVRQAREEEKALARQFGDAYEQYRNRVPRWF, from the coding sequence ATGGATTTTATCGAACCGCTGGTCAGGCATTTCCTGGGCATCTTTTTCCTGATGATCGGCCTGCAATTCGCCGGCCGGACGCTCGGGCTCTATGACCGGCTCAAGTTTTCCCATATCAATTATGGCAAGCGTGGCTCCGCGCCCTGGTGGCACCGCCATACCTTTAACCTGTTCCGTGCGGCTATCCTCGGTGTGTGCGTGGTGCGCGTGTTTGCGGATATTGATCCGTGGCTGGGAGTGTTTGGCCCGCTGTACCATTGGCCGGTGTTGCTGGTGGGGATGCTGTTGCTGCTGGCGTCCTTTGCCGGCATAAACTACCTGCAGGCCTACATGCATGAGGACTGGCGCTCCGGCATTGACGCCGGGGAAGGGCGCCAGAAACTCATCATGGAGGGCCCGTTTGCCCGCAGCCGCAATCCGCTGTTCCTGGCCGTCATCACCGGCCAGCTGGGCTTCTTTCTCGCATTGCCCAGCGTCTTTTCGCTGGTTTGCCTGGCAACGGGCGTAACGGTGATTGTCAGGCAGGCGCGGGAAGAGGAAAAGGCGCTGGCACGGCAGTTCGGTGATGCCTACGAGCAGTACCGGAACCGGGTGCCGCGCTGGTTCTGA
- the djlA gene encoding co-chaperone DjlA, whose amino-acid sequence MLFAIIIGGLIGYAFGKFTGFLIGAAIGAFLFNRAKARLIGKLQNIQSGFVESVFAVMGALCKADGVVTRDEIQMAESMFARFRLNHKQREAAKQAFNRGKSAEFDLDAELDRFVRLSARQPALLQMFLQVQVSAVAADGVVHPEEHQMLVRIARRLGLPESQVDQLEAMLRGAHAGQAGAGQRSTSDQLDDAYKALGVSPSASDEEIKKVYRKLMSENHPDKLAGKGLPESMREMAEERTREISHAYDVIKDARKKAG is encoded by the coding sequence ATGCTGTTTGCAATCATTATCGGCGGCCTGATTGGCTATGCATTCGGAAAATTCACCGGATTTCTCATCGGTGCCGCCATCGGCGCGTTTCTGTTCAACCGTGCCAAGGCCCGCCTGATCGGCAAACTCCAGAATATCCAGAGCGGATTCGTGGAATCGGTTTTTGCGGTGATGGGGGCGCTGTGCAAGGCGGACGGGGTGGTCACCCGGGACGAGATCCAGATGGCCGAGTCCATGTTTGCCCGATTCCGGCTCAATCACAAGCAGCGGGAGGCCGCCAAACAGGCCTTCAACCGGGGCAAATCAGCGGAATTTGACCTGGATGCCGAGCTGGACCGGTTCGTGCGCCTGAGCGCCCGCCAGCCGGCCCTGCTGCAGATGTTTCTCCAGGTTCAGGTGTCTGCGGTGGCTGCCGACGGCGTGGTCCATCCGGAAGAGCACCAGATGCTGGTGCGTATCGCCCGCCGGCTGGGACTCCCGGAAAGCCAGGTCGACCAGCTCGAAGCCATGCTGCGCGGTGCCCATGCCGGTCAGGCGGGCGCCGGCCAGCGCTCCACCAGCGACCAGCTCGACGATGCCTACAAGGCACTGGGCGTATCGCCGTCCGCCAGTGACGAGGAGATCAAGAAGGTCTACCGCAAACTGATGAGTGAAAACCATCCGGACAAACTCGCCGGCAAGGGACTACCCGAGAGCATGCGGGAAATGGCCGAGGAACGGACCCGCGAGATCAGCCACGCCTACGACGTGATCAAGGACGCCCGCAAGAAAGCGGGTTAA